One window of Gloeothece citriformis PCC 7424 genomic DNA carries:
- a CDS encoding ABC1 kinase family protein has translation MFSLTQTSSRQREIIEIVFSNGWDYMRGLLTGRKTDEPQIPRPEVLRKILVELGPFYVKLGQLLSTRPDLLPPNYIEALSALQANVPPVPWTLIKIVIEEQLQKPIEEIFSQIDPIPVAAGSIGQIHKATLQDGREVALKVQRPGIDKIVAQDSALIRGIAELVSLSEFGQNYDIVNLADEFTRTVKSELDFTEEGRFTEQLRQNLEKSPWFDPRDLVIPQIYWEFSNEKLLVLEWLDGTALLEADITFPKSDITPQARRKAITSLLFRAFFQQIYIDGFFHADPHPGNIFYLKDGRVALIDCGMIGRLDPRTQQLLTEMLLAVLDLDAQRCSQLTLELSDSSQPVNLVRLKNDYDSLLRKYYNLNLAEINFSEIFYAILQLARNNKIKLPGNLGLYAKSLANLEGVARKFNPDINVFEEVKPLIADLFRRQFIGDTPLPTFLRTALDFKSISLKSPRQIEVLLDRLTSESLQWNLNLNELSSVRRTMDDSANRLSFSVIVGSLIIGAAIISSGAQSQQLSLISDVLFAVASFLGLWLTISILRSGRLK, from the coding sequence ATGTTTTCTTTAACACAAACCAGTTCACGTCAACGAGAAATTATTGAAATTGTCTTCAGCAATGGTTGGGACTATATGAGGGGTTTATTAACCGGCAGAAAAACCGATGAACCCCAAATTCCTCGACCCGAAGTTTTAAGAAAAATTTTAGTAGAATTAGGCCCTTTTTATGTCAAATTAGGACAGCTTTTAAGTACCCGTCCTGACTTATTACCTCCTAATTATATTGAAGCTTTATCCGCCTTACAAGCGAATGTTCCCCCAGTTCCTTGGACGCTGATAAAAATAGTCATTGAAGAACAATTACAAAAACCGATAGAAGAGATTTTTAGCCAAATTGATCCTATTCCGGTTGCAGCCGGATCTATAGGACAAATTCATAAAGCAACTTTACAAGATGGCCGAGAAGTCGCTTTAAAAGTTCAGCGTCCGGGAATTGATAAAATTGTGGCTCAAGATAGCGCTTTAATTAGAGGCATTGCTGAGTTAGTGTCTTTAAGCGAATTTGGGCAAAATTATGATATTGTCAATCTCGCTGATGAATTTACCAGAACGGTTAAATCAGAATTAGATTTTACTGAAGAAGGACGTTTTACAGAGCAACTGAGGCAAAATTTAGAAAAAAGTCCTTGGTTTGACCCAAGGGATTTAGTCATTCCTCAAATTTATTGGGAATTTTCTAATGAAAAATTGTTAGTATTAGAATGGTTAGATGGAACAGCATTGTTAGAGGCGGATATAACCTTTCCTAAAAGTGATATTACTCCTCAAGCTCGTCGAAAAGCCATTACTAGCCTTTTATTTCGGGCTTTTTTCCAACAAATCTATATTGATGGGTTTTTCCATGCTGATCCTCATCCAGGCAATATTTTTTATCTGAAAGATGGGCGAGTAGCTTTAATTGATTGTGGGATGATTGGACGTTTAGATCCGAGAACTCAACAGTTATTAACGGAAATGTTGTTAGCCGTTTTGGATTTAGATGCTCAACGCTGTAGTCAGTTAACCTTAGAATTATCCGATTCTTCCCAACCGGTTAATTTAGTCCGTTTAAAAAATGATTATGATAGTTTATTGAGAAAATATTATAATTTGAATTTAGCGGAAATTAATTTTAGTGAAATTTTTTACGCTATTTTACAACTCGCCCGAAATAATAAAATTAAACTTCCTGGAAATTTAGGATTATATGCTAAAAGTTTGGCGAATTTAGAAGGGGTGGCCAGAAAATTTAATCCTGATATTAATGTATTTGAAGAAGTTAAACCTTTAATTGCTGATTTGTTCCGTCGTCAATTTATTGGGGATACTCCTTTACCGACTTTTTTAAGAACGGCTTTAGATTTTAAGTCTATTTCCTTAAAATCTCCCCGACAAATTGAAGTGTTATTAGACCGGTTGACTTCTGAAAGTTTGCAATGGAATTTGAATTTAAATGAATTAAGTTCAGTGCGTCGAACGATGGATGATTCGGCTAATCGATTGTCTTTTAGTGTTATAGTGGGATCGTTAATTATTGGGGCGGCGATTATTTCGAGTGGGGCACAATCTCAACAGTTATCCTTAATTAGTGATGTGTTATTTGCTGTTGCTAGTTTTTTAGGGTTATGGTTGACTATTAGTATTTTACGGTCTGGACGGTTAAAATAA
- a CDS encoding mannose-1-phosphate guanylyltransferase yields the protein MSNQTLVPVILAGGKGERFWPLSRKHRPKQFLSLDGSGKSLLQTTADRLLSLAGGWENLWVITNGLIADGVREQLPQLPEANLLVEPQGRDTAPAVAWATIEVSQRYGKETAIGFFPADHWIGDQQGFEKTITAATQLAITKPAIVTLGITPNFPSTGYGYIEQGHLDNHYEGLPVYQVSRFTEKPDQQTAESFLETGRYSWNSGMFIFRGGVVLEELETYAPNILHPLLEKGIEAYSNLEKKSIDYALMEKTQLAYIIPADFGWDDLGDWNALERLAQNNRKNTAIAHHIEQDTQGAIIYASDSDEVVVTIGIEDVVIVRDGNVTLVVNKNQTQQIKQVLKLLQDDPKLEKLL from the coding sequence ATGAGTAATCAAACCCTCGTCCCTGTTATTCTCGCCGGTGGTAAAGGAGAACGGTTTTGGCCTCTTAGCCGCAAACATCGCCCAAAACAGTTTTTATCCCTTGATGGAAGCGGAAAAAGTTTGCTACAAACTACCGCCGATCGCTTATTATCTTTAGCCGGAGGTTGGGAAAATCTCTGGGTGATCACCAATGGGTTAATTGCAGACGGAGTCAGAGAACAACTCCCCCAACTCCCCGAAGCTAACCTATTAGTTGAACCCCAAGGACGAGATACAGCCCCGGCGGTAGCTTGGGCGACGATAGAAGTCTCTCAACGCTATGGCAAAGAAACGGCGATCGGATTTTTTCCGGCGGATCATTGGATCGGGGATCAACAAGGGTTTGAAAAAACCATCACCGCAGCAACCCAGTTAGCTATAACTAAACCGGCGATCGTCACGTTAGGAATTACCCCTAATTTTCCTTCTACAGGCTATGGATATATTGAACAAGGACACTTAGATAATCATTATGAAGGTTTACCGGTTTATCAAGTCAGCCGCTTTACCGAAAAACCTGACCAACAGACAGCAGAATCATTTCTAGAAACGGGGCGATATAGTTGGAATAGTGGGATGTTTATTTTTCGCGGGGGAGTGGTTTTAGAGGAGTTAGAAACTTATGCCCCGAATATTCTGCATCCATTGTTAGAAAAGGGCATAGAGGCTTATTCTAACTTAGAAAAGAAAAGTATTGACTATGCGTTAATGGAAAAAACTCAGTTAGCTTATATTATACCGGCTGATTTTGGCTGGGATGATTTAGGGGACTGGAATGCGTTAGAAAGATTAGCCCAAAATAACCGGAAAAATACGGCGATCGCCCATCATATTGAACAGGATACCCAAGGCGCGATTATTTATGCAAGCGATTCGGATGAAGTGGTTGTTACCATTGGAATAGAGGATGTGGTAATTGTGCGGGATGGAAATGTTACCCTAGTGGTTAACAAAAACCAGACTCAGCAAATTAAACAAGTCCTTAAGTTACTTCAGGACGATCCTAAGTTAGAAAAATTGTTATAG